The Neorhodopirellula lusitana genome contains a region encoding:
- a CDS encoding NUDIX domain-containing protein has protein sequence MSVVKKERSNPVKAAGVLLITESSPRQFLLMRHSKRWDLPKGHCDGDETYLEAARREMEEETGIHPDACRFDPHFYFDIEYDVTYKKSPGKIFQKKIRYFLAHLPAVVKIEVTEHESYQWFDWQPPHQIQTKTIDPLLAAVTKFLGETDASS, from the coding sequence TTGAGCGTCGTGAAAAAAGAACGATCCAACCCTGTCAAGGCAGCCGGTGTGCTGTTAATTACCGAATCGTCACCTCGGCAATTTTTGTTGATGCGGCATTCTAAGCGATGGGATCTCCCGAAGGGGCACTGCGATGGTGATGAAACCTATTTGGAAGCTGCTCGCCGGGAAATGGAAGAGGAAACCGGGATCCATCCAGATGCCTGTCGATTTGATCCTCATTTTTATTTCGACATCGAGTACGACGTTACCTACAAGAAGTCTCCGGGGAAAATTTTCCAAAAGAAAATCCGTTACTTTTTGGCTCACTTGCCAGCTGTCGTTAAAATTGAGGTGACCGAGCACGAGTCTTATCAGTGGTTCGATTGGCAGCCGCCACACCAGATTCAGACGAAAACGATTGATCCGTTGTTGGCCGCGGTTACGAAGTTTCTTGGTGAGACGGATGCGTCCAGTTAG